DNA sequence from the Penaeus vannamei isolate JL-2024 chromosome 32, ASM4276789v1, whole genome shotgun sequence genome:
ACTTGGTTAGGCACATAAAGGTTACcgggctgtggagcgacagtATTTGGCTGGGTGGCTAAAACACCAACATTTCCGAAACTGACGAGGGAGGGGTCAATATGGTCGGACATGTTAGGACAATCCACCAGTATAAACTTCATGGGGAAGGTCTTACACAGGCCTCTAGGAGGATTAGAGTAGCACTGTACTGCTCCTGCATCATAACCAGTaaggcaggtaagtagggcaTTTTCACAATCTGGCCAGTTCTTGTCATATATAGGGCATAGAAACAGAGGAGATGGGAGATAggaacagttccagtacaagtattaagagagggatgaggttcagcaggaatgggtAGATATTGCACGAGCTTGGGGTTCTGATGTAACTGACTAGGCGTGACTGTCCGGAGCGACTGCATAAGGTAACTTTGCCTATTTGTTTGTGAAGGCACCATTGAAAGGTATTCTCAGAGTAGGTGGCTgtgggggggaatcacaaagaatcgatcccacttggctgggccaaagagagtactcaaaaggtttgtagaGGTAGAGGCAGTAAAATGATGAAggcgggaggaagatggggtggtattGAGTAGAGTAGTTCTATTTGGGGGTGGCGACAAATAAGgatgagtagtaataagggaagaggtggTCAACACTGAAGACTGTACAGCAAGAGATGAAGAATAATATgttgggagagatgaagaggtgcATTCTATAGGGGTTGAGTAATAACTTGGGTGGAtggttcagaatggatagagttgtcagtaaacgCTGACAAGATGGTATTAGTATCAGGGGTCACAGCCATGGTCAAAAGAGGAGGTggtcggaaaaccatcaaaatcggAATCAGACTGACTAGTTGATAAaggccttaatgcccctattataaggataatgaatcttcattattggccaagGTGAGcctgaatagaaaaggaaaagaaacggtctacacCTCAGGGTCCCcctaaggggtaagggctaggcaattaaccaagggaataccttGCCCAAGGCCATTCAGaaatgacacaaagccagcctttcatcctttcagctcggctctcacaccttaggaatgggacagaagaggaggatgaagaagatatggaagaggaatggagaagaaaagactaTGCAATATTAGCTGGGGCGAGGGCTGGTCCAAGGTAGGGGCAATCCTTACATTGGGCtccagtctctgtctcctaatcCCCACCCATGACAACAACGAGCAAGGcattgggaggagggaagaagaaaagtccGTGCAAAAATAGTATGGATTGAATTGTGCAAATATattcaataatcacaataaatctTTTGAAGAAATACTGCACACtgtataatatacaaaaaaatatttacgtcATGTTATACTTTGAAAAGAAAATCAATTGATTTTCCTAaagttatatttatgtaaaaaaattaCCTTTATGACAAGAAATCTAATAATCATATCTGATTTTTCTGAAGAAAATGCCTTTTTTTGATGTGTCAATATTTATGGTAATAACTGTTTGTGTAAAAGCCCACTGATTGGTATCCATATTCTTGTAGGTTGTTTTACGTATGTTTGGGGTAGTGGTCTGTTATTTGCGAGTGGATTGGAGCTTGTTGACATTCTGGAGAGATATTGGTTTTGGCGTGGGGACAATCCTGCACCCCGTTTTTGAGATTTTGGGGAAGAGTAGAGTCTGGATTATTGGGTCCCcagggcactggccagtgcagtgatcaACTGTGAAAAATTGCCTTGACCAAGGGAAAGTACTTATTTCGAAAATTGTGGGTTTCTGAGCCAGCATGGACTTAAAGAACTTTGATCTCACTGttcacagagatacagagatacataagAGGAATAATTGGAAACTTCTAGATTGCTGTATGGAAGTAAATAATATCTGGGAAATAGTAAGTGTTCTTATATCATAAATGCTGAACAGAGGTTTACATTGTTGATGCATTAGATGGCAAGTAAATTGAATTTCATATGATCCTCCCAAAGTTCTGAATATCCTGAATATCACATTTACTATACACATTACCATGTCACAGTTTGATTCAATATGTtacaataaaggtaaaaaaatacacattttcactgttattagaagccttgttatcattttcctttcattcttaatAAAAAGGAGAGGTTTTAAGTCATGCACTGCCTAAGACCACAAAACATCCAAATGAAACATTATAAAACTTTTAAAGAAACTCGGTAGACTAAATCCTACTACTGgaccatataataataataataataataataataataataatgacaacaccagGTACTTGACTTTtgagaggataaaaaaataataataataaaaataaaaagatatctgaaagaagaaaaaaataatagaaaatctaATGTGCTTTAAGATATTAGTATTGTCATCTGTTAAATGCTGTAATACCTAACTTATTTATAGAATTCATGGTCTGACTCGTCCTTTTTAACATTGTTCTTATAAGCCTTTTCAAAGTCCTTAGCCAAGACTATGTATCTGTTCTCTCGTACAGCATGCATACCAGCCTCTTGGCAAATAGCATTGATATCGGCACCAGAGATACGATCAGGACGAGCAACGTAATCTTCAAGATCCACATCCTCGCTTAAATTCATGCGACCAGTAATGGTGGAGAAGATGAGTCGCTTCTGTCTACGGTCAGGCAATGGGAACTCAATCTTTCTGTCAAGACGTCCAGGGCGGAGGAGGGCTGGATCAAGGGTGTCTGCACGGTTAGTGGCCATAATAACCTGTCCAATggaaacaaatattaaaaaactGTCCATAACAAGTGacagagaatcagaaagacaaaTTCCACTCTTTATTCTCCAATTAGCATTTTGAATTAACATGAATGAACAGTCTTTGAAAAAAGATGGTCTATTGTACCCAAACATGGAGATGGCTTCCACTTTTCACGCTTTAATTACCCTAGTCTCTGTGTATTACTTTATTGATCATACTCATGCTACATAATCAAGGAAGTTAAAAAAAATATGGCAAAGAGCACTTGAATTCTAATAAAATCTAAAGACAGAAGCATACTGATACATCACCAATAAAACTTACTTTAACATTTGTAGTCTGGTCAAAGCCATCCATCTGATTGAGCAGCTCCAGAAGAATACGCTGAACCTCACGATCAGCACCAGTCTGTGCATCAAATCGCTTGGTTGCGATAGCATCAATttcatcaatgaaaataatagctggAGCATTTTCTCTGGCTAATCGGAAAACATCTCTCACCATGCGGGGCCCTTCACCTAGGTATTTCTGTACAAACTCTGAGCCCACAACGCGGATGAAAGAAGCTGTTGTGTGATGTGCCACAGCCTTTGCAAGCATGGTTTTACCACATCCTGGTGGTCCAAACATAAGCACACCTCTGGGTGGGTCAATACCAATCTGCTTGTACAAATCAAAGTGAGTCAGAGGCAATTCGACAGCCTCCCTGATCTCCTGCTTCTGCATGTCTAAGCCTCCAATGTCGGAGTATGAGACATCTGGCTTTTCATCCGCTTGCAACATGGAAATTGAGGAATCAGCTTCAGGGGGAAGTACATCCACAAGGGCATTGCTGTGCTTGTGAAGAGCCACAGAGGCAGAGGGTTTAAGCAGTTCGCGATCTATGGTGGACAGAATGCGGACATAGTAGTTTGATCCTGTTGTTGATCCTACAATTCCAGTATTCTGGTCAACTGCTTCTAGGAACTGGCCAATGACCAAGGGAACACTCTGAATCCGCTTAACCTGAAAGGGGGGgcaaaaaaaattaatatcttcCCTCAGAGAGCACATATTGACAAGCACCTTAAATGTAACAAACTATTTTATACTTATACAGCAGGAACTTTAAAATAGTAACatttaacaaaaatagtaatacttATAAGTTTTCTCTAGCTATtaatatgtaaaaaaattaaaatcaagaATACTTTTCCTTTTATAATGGAATGATCTATATACCTCTATGCCTTCTGAACTTTTGATGCAACTTGTGGAGTAAATGTTTAGGGCTGCACTGGTATaaaaacaatggcaatgataccGGGTTTTGTATGAAGATGCAACTTCACGCTGGTGCAACAAATTTAGAATCTAATTT
Encoded proteins:
- the LOC113813053 gene encoding 26S proteasome regulatory subunit 6B, producing MEEIGITVTTEKVEETADVKVPVLGGLTVVSDETTKDDYNTYKRLLQNLEYLRVQEDYIKDELHNLKKEYRHAQEEVKRIQSVPLVIGQFLEAVDQNTGIVGSTTGSNYYVRILSTIDRELLKPSASVALHKHSNALVDVLPPEADSSISMLQADEKPDVSYSDIGGLDMQKQEIREAVELPLTHFDLYKQIGIDPPRGVLMFGPPGCGKTMLAKAVAHHTTASFIRVVGSEFVQKYLGEGPRMVRDVFRLARENAPAIIFIDEIDAIATKRFDAQTGADREVQRILLELLNQMDGFDQTTNVKVIMATNRADTLDPALLRPGRLDRKIEFPLPDRRQKRLIFSTITGRMNLSEDVDLEDYVARPDRISGADINAICQEAGMHAVRENRYIVLAKDFEKAYKNNVKKDESDHEFYK